The Methyloceanibacter sp. wino2 nucleotide sequence GTTGGTCGAGCGTTGCCTGTTCGCCTCCGGGCGGCCCGTCCTCATTGTTCCGGCATCTCCCGGCGAGACCGTCGGTGTCGAGACGGTCGTTGTGGCGTGGGACGGTAGCGCCGAGGCGGCGCGCGCGTTCAGCGATGCCCGAACGTTTCTGAAAGATGCGAAACGGGTCGTGCTTCTGACGGGCCTCAATGAGGCCAAGCCCCGCGACGACGGCCTTCCTGTGGACGGCATGGTCGCACATCTCGCCCGCCACGGCATCGATGCCGAGCCGGTCACGGTGCCGATGAACGAGGGCGGCGATGTCGGCCGGCTTTTGCTCACCCGGGCGAAGGACTTGTCCGCCGACATGATCGTCATGGGCGCGTTTCATCACTCCCGCTGGCGCGAGTTCATCCTCGGCGGTGTGACATTGACCATGCTCGAAGAGGCGAACATTCCCCTCTTCATGTCGCACTAGGCGGCCTGGGTCTCATGACGGTTCACCTCGTGAAGCTCTGCGTCGGAATAGACCGGCTCCAGGATCTGCGGATTTGGCAGGCGAGACGCTTGGACGATCTGGCGCGAGCAGGGCAGGTGCCTGAGCTGTGCCACAAGACCAAGCAGATGCCGCGCCGGAAAGACGAGGTCTTGGACGGCGGCTCGCTCTATTGGGTCATCAAGGGGTTCGTTTCGGCGCGTCAGCGCATCGTCGACTTGAAGGAGACCGTGCGGGAAGACGGATCGCCCTGCTGCGGCATCGTCCTCGATCCGGAGATCGTCGAGACGCGGCCCAACCCGCGCCGTCCATTCCAGGGCTGGCGCTATTTGGAGGCCGGCGAGGCACCGCCGGATCTGTCTGCGGCGGAGGACTCCATTGCCGATATGCCCCCGGGCATGCGCGAGGAGCTCCGCGCCCTGCGGCTGATCGACTAGAGCCGCTAGCCTTGCGGCGGGACGGACATGTTGTCGATGAGGCGCGTCTTGCCGAGAAAGGCTGCGACGAGGATGCGCGCCGAGGAGACGGTGCCCGACAGTGGCGCCAGCGTTTGGGGATCGCGCGCTTCCAAATAGTCGACGCGGAAGCCGGCCGCTTCGAGGGCGGCGCGCGCGTTCTTCAGCGCGGCTTCGCTGGCGTCCCCCGCCGCCATTTGCTGGGCGGCCTGGTGGATTGCGGCCCGCAGGAGAGGTGCGGTCTCGCGTTCGGCATCCAAGAGATAGGCGTTGCGGGAGGAGAGGGCGAGCCCGTCGCTCTCGCGCACGATGGCGCCGCCCACGATCTCCACCGGGATGTTCAGGTCCCGCACCAAACGCTTGATGACGAGAAGCTGCTGATAGTCCTTTTCGCCGAAGATCGCGATATCCGGACCGCATTGCAGAAGGAGCTTGGCGACGACCGTGGCGACGCCGTCGAAATGGTCGGGCCGGCTCGCGCCGCACAGCCCCTCGGTGAGGTCCGCTACATGAACGGTCGTGGAAAAGCCGTCCGGGTACATCTCACGCGCGTTGGGTGCGTAGAGAAGTTCCGCTCCGGCTTCTGCCAGAAGTTCCGCGTCTCGCGCCTCGCCGCGCGGATAGGCCTCGAAGTCTTCGCTGGGGCCGAACTGCAGCGGATTGACGAAGATCGACGACACCACGCGATCGGCCAGGCTTTTGGCATGCCGCACCAGGGACATGTGGCCTTCGTGGATCGCGCCCATGGTGGGCACCATAGCCACCGTCTCGCCGTTTGCGCGCCAAGCCGCGACTTGGGCCCGCAAGTCCGCGACGGTTCTGACGATCTCGATTTCGGTGCTCATCGGGGTCTTTCACTATCGGGTGCGCCTCAAGGAAGCGCCGCTGCCGGCGAGGCGGGCGACCATAACGCCTCGCCGTAACGGCTCGAAACCCCTAAATTGGACGCATGAATGCGCCGACTGCCGCATTGGGTTCAAGCGTACCGGACACGGGCGACGGCCTTGGCCGGGCGGAATTGAGTGCGGCTTTGCTCGCCGATAAGGATGCGCTGGTCGCGGCGCTGATCGAGGCCGCGCGGTTCTCCAGCGAAGACAGGCACAGAATCGCGCGCATCGCCACGAGGCTGGTGGAGGCCGCGCGCGAGGGGCGTCACGCCCAAGGCGGCATCGACTCCTTCCTGGCCGAATACGGGCTCTCCAGTGAGGAGGGCGTGCTGCTCCTTTGCCTGGCGGAAGCGCTGCTGCGTATCCCCGATGGAGCCACCGCCGACCGGCTGATCGCCGGCACGATCGGCTCGGGGGATTGGGCGAGGCATCTGGGCCACTCGGACTCGGTGCTCGTGAACGCCTCGACCTGGGGCCTGATGCTGACCGGGCACCTGCTCGATTGGGGCGGGGACAAGAGCAGCGATCTTAGCGCGCGGGTCCAGCGGCTCGTGGCCCGAAGCGGTGAGCCGGTCATCCGCGAGGCGGTGCGCCGCGCCATGCGCATTCTCGGCAAGCAATTCGTGCTCGGCGAAACGATCCAAGGCGCCCTCGACAATGCCGCGCCCGACCTGCGGGACGGCTACCGGTTCTCCTTCGACATGCTGGGTGAGGGGGCCCGCACGGCTGAGGACGCCGAGCGCTATGGCCAGCGCTACACGGAAGCCGCCTCGGCGATCGCGATGCGAGAGGGCATCCCGGCTGAGCGCACGGACGAGATCCTGCACGCGCGGTCCGGCCTGTCGGTCAAGCTGTCCGCCTTGCATCCGCGCTACGTGGCGTCGCAAGAGGCGCGGCTGCATCGGGAACTCGTTCCGAAGCTTCGCGCGCTCGCCCTGCAGATGCGCGAGGCCTGGCTGCCTCTCACGGTCGATGCGGAGGAGGCCGAGCGGCTCGATCTGTCGCTCTCGATCCTGGAGCCGCTGTTCGCGGATCCGGCGCTTTCGAACTGGAACGGGCTGGGGCTGGCGGTCCAGGCCTATTCGAAGCGCGCCCTGCCGCTGATCGCCTGGCTTGCGCGGGTCGCGGAAAAGACCGGCCGCCGCATTCCGGTGCGCCTTGTGAAAGGTGCCTATTGGGACAGCGAGATCAAATGGGCCCAGGAGGCCGGGCTCGCGGGGTACCCCGTGTTCACGCGCAAGGTGAATACGGACGTGGCCTATCTCGCGGCGGTTCGGGCGCTTCTTGCCCGCCCCGATTGCTTCTATCCGCAATTCGCGACCCACAACGCCCACACCATCGCCGCGGTCGCCGATTTGGCTGGCGACGCACCGTACGAGTTTCAGCGTCTCTACGGCATGGGGGCGCCGATCTATAGCGAGGTGGTCGAGGGGCTGAAGAAGCCCTGCCGCATCTACGCGCCCGTCGGCGGCCATCGGGATCTGCTCGCCTATCTGGTGCGGCGGCTGCTCGAGAATGGGGCCAATACGTCGTTCGTGCATCGTCTTGCGGACGACGAGGCGCCGATTCCAGCGATCATCGCCGATCCGGTCGAGAAGGCGGCCCGGATGCCGGAGAAAGCCAATCCCGCCATTCCCGTTCCGCCCGATCTCTATGGAGCCGTGCGGCGGAACAGTCTCGGACTGCCGCTATGGGACGATGCGACCCGCGCGCCATTGCTGGCTGCCATGACGGAGGCACTGCGGGCTCCCGCCACCGCGGCGCCGATCGTCGGGGGGGCCGAGCTCGACACCGGCAAGACGATGGAGATCGTCTCGCCCCACGACAACCGGGTTGTCGTCGGCACGTGCGGGTTGGCGGACGACAAATCCGTCGATGCCGCGCTCGACGCCGCCAAAGGCGCGGCACAAGGCTGGGACCAGCAGGGCGGCGTAGCCCGCGCGGCGATCCTCGAACGGGCGGCGGACCTGTTCGAGGCGGCACGGCCGCGTCTGATGGCGCTCCTGGTGCGCGAGGCCGGCAAGACACTCCCCAACGCCCAGAGCGATTTGCGCGAGGCAGTGGACTTCCTGCGCTACTATGCGGCGGAAGCGCGCGCGAAATTCGAGGCGCCATTGGCGCTTCCCGGTCCGACCGGCGAAAGCAACGAGATGACGTTGCACGGGCGCGGCGTCTTCGCCGCGATCTCGCCGTGGAACTTTCCGCTCGCGATCTTCACCGGCCAGGTCGCCGGCGCGCTCGCCGCTGGCAACGCGGTCGTGGCGAAGCCCGCTGAGCAGACGCCGCTGATGGCCTCTGTTGCCGTCCGCCTTCTGCACGAGGCCGGCGTGCCGGGTGATGTGTTGCATCTCCTTCCGGGCCCGGGCGAGACGATCGGGGCCGCGCTCGTTTCGGACGAGCGTGTGGACGGCGTGGTGTTCACGGGCGGGACCGATACGGGCAAGGCCATCGCCAAGGCCTTGGCGGCGCGTCCGGGTCCGATCCCGAAGCTGATCGCCGAGACCGGCGGCCTCAACGCCATGATCGTCGACTCCTCCGCGCTGCCCGAACAGGTGGTGGACGATGTCTTGCGTTCAGCCTTCGACAGCGCCGGGCAGCGGTGCTCGGCCTTGCGCGTCCTGTTCCTCCAGTCCGACATCGCGGAGCCGGTGATCGACATGCTCGTTGGGGCCGCGCAGGAACTGACTGTCGGCGATCCGCTCGACTACGCGACCGACATCGGGCCTGTGATCGATGCCGAGGCCAAGGCCGTGCTCGAGGCGCACAAGGAAAGAATGCGTGTCGAGGCGCGCGTCCTGTTCGATCCAGAGGTAGACGCGGCACTCAGCCACGGAACGTTCGTCGCGCCCGCGATTTGCGAAATCCCGGAGATCGGCGCTCTGGAGCGTGAGGTGTTCGGGCCGATCCTCCACGTGGTGCGGTATGACGGGAAGCGTCTAGGCGAGGTCTGCGCGGCGATCAACGCGACCGGCTACGGGCTCACGCTCGGCCTTCATAGCCGTATTAAGGCGACGGCGGATTTCGTCGCCGCGCGGGTGCGGGTCGGCAATTTCTACGTCAACCGAAACCAGATCGGCGCCGTGGTGGGCGTGCAGCCCTTTGGCGGCGAGGGTCTCTCCGGAACAGGCCCCAAGGCCGGAGGGCCGCACTATCTGGAAGCCTTCGCGGTGGAGCGGGTGCGGACGACGAACCTGACGGCGGCGGGCGGCAATGCGAGCCTGCTCGCGGCGGGCGGCGACGACAGCTAGGCGCCGGTTCGGGATTGAGAATGTGGCCAAAAATGACCATCTATAAGCGTGTGCATTTTCTCAGAGTTTGAACGGCATCGCGGAGCGGGCGGATGAGTGAACCGAAGATCCCGGCATCCAAGACCTCTTCGCCGACGGCCCCGTCCAAGACGGCTTCGGGCGATGTTGCGCGCGCGCCCTCGACGTCGGCGGAAGTCGATGCCTTTCTGAGCAAGGTGCAGAGCCTGCAGCCGGCCACCTCGGGGTCGGGACGGCTGATCTTTGCCATGGACGCCACCATGAGCCGCCAACCCACCTGGGACCTTGCCCTCGGCCTTCAGAGCGAGATGTTCGACGCGGTCAAGCAGGTGGGCGGGCTCGACGTGCAGCTGATGTATTTCCGGGGCTTTCGCGAGTGCCGGTCCAGCAAATGGGTGCGCGACCCAGATGCGCTCGCGCGGCTGATGCGCCAAGTCCATTGCGAGGGCGGGCACACGCAGATCCGCAAAGTTCTGTCGCATGCAAAAAAAGAGACCGGCCGTCAGACGGTCAATGCGCTGGTCTATGTGGGCGACTGCATGGAGGAGAGCATCGACGATCTGTGTCAGCTCGCGGGCGAACTCGGTCTCGTGCGTGTGCCCGTGTTCGTGTTCCAGGAGGGACACGATGCGCGCGCCGAACGGGCGTTCAAGGAAATCGCGCGCCTGTCGCGGGGCGCCTATTGCCGCTTCGATGCCGGCTCGGCGGCCCAGCTGCGCGCGCTGCTGACGGCGGTGGCGGTCTACGCCTCGGGGGGCCGCAAGGCGCTCGAGAACGCCAAGAGCGGCGCTGCGACGGTTCTGCTCGAACAGCTGCGATAGGCCGGCGCGGATGGTCTATTTCTTCCTCGGTTGCGCGCTACTCGTCGCCCTCTTGCTTCTCGGCCGCGTGATTGTCAGGGCGAACCCGACACAACTCGCGGGCGGTCTCCGCAAAATCGGCGCGGTCGCATTGTTCGCCGTGGCAGGCTTCCTGGCTTTGCGCGGGGCCTTGCCGCTGGCGATCCCGCTTGCGGCGTTCGCCTTGAGCTTGGTCGCCGGAAGCGGCGTTGGCGGGTTCGGCGGCTCGGGTGAGAAGTCCAAGGGACAAGCGTCCCACGTGCAGACCGAGCGGCTGGAAATGGAGCTCGACCACGACACCGGCTACATGGACGGCAAATGCCTGAAGGGCCGGTTCGCGGGGCGCACGCTCTCGTCCTTGAGCGACGCCGAAGCCGTCGAACTCTATGCCACCTTCGAGGCGGACGGACTGAAGGAAGCGGCCCTGATGGAGGCGTATCTCGACTGGCGCGTGCCGGATTGGCGGCAGCGGGCCGAAAAAGCGAGCGCCGGTGCCGGGACGGGCGGTTTCTCCAAGGGCCGAATGAGTGTCGAGGAAGCGCGCGCGGTGCTCGAGGTAGCGCCGGACGCCTCGGACGAGGACATTCGGCAGGCCCATCGCCGTCTGATGATGAAGCTGCACCCCGATCAGGGCGGGTCCACCTACCTGGCCGCCCGCATCAACGAAGCGAAAGATGTGCTGATTGGCCGTTAGGCCAGGGATCGTGCGCCGCTACTCGGCGGCCAGAGCGATGCAATCGAGCCGCATGCGCTTCAGAGCCTCGCAGGTACTGCGCGCGTCGGATTTCGTGAAGCCGGCGAACCGGGCCCGATACCATTCCTTGTTGTCTTTCTCGAACGTGGCCGTGAAGGGCAGGTGCCCGTCGAGCAATTGCGGCGCACGCTGGCGCACCATGCCGAGCCGGTTCTGGGCATCGGCGGGCGAGTTATAGGACCCGACCTGGACGTGGTAGTTGCCCATACGGTTCGCGGAAGCAGGACTCGGTGCGGAGAGGCGGTTCGGCGCGAGGCTCGGTGAAAGGCTCGCCTGCACGATGGGGCGCTGCTGTGCCGGTTGCGCGACCGCGGGCTGCACCGCCGGAGCCTGGGCTACCGCAGGCTGGGCCACGGCGGGCTGGGCGGCCGGTGTGTGGCTCGCGACGGGGACGGCGGCGCTGGCCACGGAGAAGATCGGTTTGCGAGAGGGCCGCGGCGGATTAGGTGCCCCGAGCAGCGATGCAATGAAGTTCGTGGCACCCGGCTTCTTCGAAGAGGCTTTCGACCAGTGCTTGTCGAGCAGGGAAGTCATGGCGGCATTGCGCAGTGAGCTGGTGTTGCCGCCGAGCACGACGCCGACCAGGTGCTTGTCGCCGCGGTGAACGGCGGCCGTCAAGTTGAAGCCGCTAGCCCGCGTATAGCCCGTCTTGATGCCGGTCGTGCCCTTGTAGGTGAAGAGCAGGCGATTGTGGTTCCGGTACTTCCGGCCCTTGTAGTCGAAGTACTTGGTCTCGAAGACGCTGTAGTACTCCGGGTAGTCCTGCATGATGTGCATGGCCAGGATGGCCTGGTCCCGCGCCGTGGTCAGCTGCTCATTGTTCGGAAGGCCCGACGCGTTGCGGTAGGTCGTCTTCTTCATGCCGAGATTGCGCGCCGTCTGGGTCATGATGCGCGCGAAATTCTCCTCCGAGCCGCCCACATTCTCCGCCACGACTGCAGCCGCGTCGTTGGCCGATTTCGTGACCAGGGCCTTGATGGCGTCTTTTACGGCGATGGTGGAACCGGGCTTCAGATAAAGCTTGGTCGGGGACTGGCTGGCGGCGTGCTTGGAGACCTTCAACTGGGTGTCGGGGCTGAACCGGCCCGCCCGCATATAGGCGAACAAGACGTAGAGCGTCATGATCTTGGTGAGCGAGGCCGGCGAGCGCAGGACGTCGGCGGACTGGGAATAGAGCACGTTGTTCGTGTTCGCATCGACGATGATGGCGGCCTTTACCCGCTTGTCGGCAAAGGCCTCGCCGACATGTGTCAGCGTCACACCGCACGCGAGCAAGAGCACCAGGCTGATCTGCGTCATACGACGCAGGGAGGCCGATGGCCGGCCGTTCCCAGACGTGCGAATCCGGGATCCGCGCCGTTTGGACTCAAATTGTAGTTGTTCGAACACTTTGGCTTACGCCTTTCCCCGTTTGTCACGCCGCCCTCGAGCGCTTCTGCGCATCCCTTCGAGGCGGTCGCGGTCCGTCATTCCGCGTTGCAACGCCGACAAGCGGACAGGCTAGAAGTGGTCGATTGCCAAAGCGTTAAGGGCAAATTGGGGGCTCAAGCGCCATAATGTTGTGCACTGCAAAATCCAGGTTGACGTTTTTTGTGCAATGCATATATTTGTGTTCGCGTTCGCAGCATTTTTCCGATCCCAACCTGTGTAGAGGGCCCGATGATCAAAGGTTTTGAAGAGTTTCAGAAAGTTGGCAAAGACGGTTTTGACGCCTATGTGCGCTCGTTCGGCGAGATGAACAAAGGCTTCCAGGCCATTGCCGCCGAGTTCACCGACTATTCGAAGAAAGCGTTCGAAGATTCGACCAAGGCTTTCGAGCAGCTCGCTGGCTGCAAGTCTATCGAGCAGGCCGTCGAAATTCAGTCGCAGTTCGCCAAGAAGGCTTACGACGGCTACATGGCCGAGATGACCAAGATCGGCGAGATGTATGCCGGTCTGGCCAAAGACGCGTACAAGCCGATGGAAGCC carries:
- a CDS encoding D-alanyl-D-alanine carboxypeptidase; its protein translation is MTQISLVLLLACGVTLTHVGEAFADKRVKAAIIVDANTNNVLYSQSADVLRSPASLTKIMTLYVLFAYMRAGRFSPDTQLKVSKHAASQSPTKLYLKPGSTIAVKDAIKALVTKSANDAAAVVAENVGGSEENFARIMTQTARNLGMKKTTYRNASGLPNNEQLTTARDQAILAMHIMQDYPEYYSVFETKYFDYKGRKYRNHNRLLFTYKGTTGIKTGYTRASGFNLTAAVHRGDKHLVGVVLGGNTSSLRNAAMTSLLDKHWSKASSKKPGATNFIASLLGAPNPPRPSRKPIFSVASAAVPVASHTPAAQPAVAQPAVAQAPAVQPAVAQPAQQRPIVQASLSPSLAPNRLSAPSPASANRMGNYHVQVGSYNSPADAQNRLGMVRQRAPQLLDGHLPFTATFEKDNKEWYRARFAGFTKSDARSTCEALKRMRLDCIALAAE
- a CDS encoding universal stress protein; the encoded protein is MSFKDVIVYVDGTSASKARDLMAIGLAKAHGAHLVAVALAPQALMPLYGADVAFADMSGVLDGVRAQGEEALARFRTAADAAGVSYDVRLMHGTSDEFPHDFAAAARLTDLAILGQPRDGDPLVGQYALVERCLFASGRPVLIVPASPGETVGVETVVVAWDGSAEAARAFSDARTFLKDAKRVVLLTGLNEAKPRDDGLPVDGMVAHLARHGIDAEPVTVPMNEGGDVGRLLLTRAKDLSADMIVMGAFHHSRWREFILGGVTLTMLEEANIPLFMSH
- the panC gene encoding pantoate--beta-alanine ligase, yielding MSTEIEIVRTVADLRAQVAAWRANGETVAMVPTMGAIHEGHMSLVRHAKSLADRVVSSIFVNPLQFGPSEDFEAYPRGEARDAELLAEAGAELLYAPNAREMYPDGFSTTVHVADLTEGLCGASRPDHFDGVATVVAKLLLQCGPDIAIFGEKDYQQLLVIKRLVRDLNIPVEIVGGAIVRESDGLALSSRNAYLLDAERETAPLLRAAIHQAAQQMAAGDASEAALKNARAALEAAGFRVDYLEARDPQTLAPLSGTVSSARILVAAFLGKTRLIDNMSVPPQG
- a CDS encoding DnaJ domain-containing protein, whose translation is MVYFFLGCALLVALLLLGRVIVRANPTQLAGGLRKIGAVALFAVAGFLALRGALPLAIPLAAFALSLVAGSGVGGFGGSGEKSKGQASHVQTERLEMELDHDTGYMDGKCLKGRFAGRTLSSLSDAEAVELYATFEADGLKEAALMEAYLDWRVPDWRQRAEKASAGAGTGGFSKGRMSVEEARAVLEVAPDASDEDIRQAHRRLMMKLHPDQGGSTYLAARINEAKDVLIGR
- the putA gene encoding bifunctional proline dehydrogenase/L-glutamate gamma-semialdehyde dehydrogenase PutA — translated: MNAPTAALGSSVPDTGDGLGRAELSAALLADKDALVAALIEAARFSSEDRHRIARIATRLVEAAREGRHAQGGIDSFLAEYGLSSEEGVLLLCLAEALLRIPDGATADRLIAGTIGSGDWARHLGHSDSVLVNASTWGLMLTGHLLDWGGDKSSDLSARVQRLVARSGEPVIREAVRRAMRILGKQFVLGETIQGALDNAAPDLRDGYRFSFDMLGEGARTAEDAERYGQRYTEAASAIAMREGIPAERTDEILHARSGLSVKLSALHPRYVASQEARLHRELVPKLRALALQMREAWLPLTVDAEEAERLDLSLSILEPLFADPALSNWNGLGLAVQAYSKRALPLIAWLARVAEKTGRRIPVRLVKGAYWDSEIKWAQEAGLAGYPVFTRKVNTDVAYLAAVRALLARPDCFYPQFATHNAHTIAAVADLAGDAPYEFQRLYGMGAPIYSEVVEGLKKPCRIYAPVGGHRDLLAYLVRRLLENGANTSFVHRLADDEAPIPAIIADPVEKAARMPEKANPAIPVPPDLYGAVRRNSLGLPLWDDATRAPLLAAMTEALRAPATAAPIVGGAELDTGKTMEIVSPHDNRVVVGTCGLADDKSVDAALDAAKGAAQGWDQQGGVARAAILERAADLFEAARPRLMALLVREAGKTLPNAQSDLREAVDFLRYYAAEARAKFEAPLALPGPTGESNEMTLHGRGVFAAISPWNFPLAIFTGQVAGALAAGNAVVAKPAEQTPLMASVAVRLLHEAGVPGDVLHLLPGPGETIGAALVSDERVDGVVFTGGTDTGKAIAKALAARPGPIPKLIAETGGLNAMIVDSSALPEQVVDDVLRSAFDSAGQRCSALRVLFLQSDIAEPVIDMLVGAAQELTVGDPLDYATDIGPVIDAEAKAVLEAHKERMRVEARVLFDPEVDAALSHGTFVAPAICEIPEIGALEREVFGPILHVVRYDGKRLGEVCAAINATGYGLTLGLHSRIKATADFVAARVRVGNFYVNRNQIGAVVGVQPFGGEGLSGTGPKAGGPHYLEAFAVERVRTTNLTAAGGNASLLAAGGDDS
- a CDS encoding VWA domain-containing protein, translating into MSEPKIPASKTSSPTAPSKTASGDVARAPSTSAEVDAFLSKVQSLQPATSGSGRLIFAMDATMSRQPTWDLALGLQSEMFDAVKQVGGLDVQLMYFRGFRECRSSKWVRDPDALARLMRQVHCEGGHTQIRKVLSHAKKETGRQTVNALVYVGDCMEESIDDLCQLAGELGLVRVPVFVFQEGHDARAERAFKEIARLSRGAYCRFDAGSAAQLRALLTAVAVYASGGRKALENAKSGAATVLLEQLR
- a CDS encoding DUF1489 family protein, whose protein sequence is MTVHLVKLCVGIDRLQDLRIWQARRLDDLARAGQVPELCHKTKQMPRRKDEVLDGGSLYWVIKGFVSARQRIVDLKETVREDGSPCCGIVLDPEIVETRPNPRRPFQGWRYLEAGEAPPDLSAAEDSIADMPPGMREELRALRLID
- a CDS encoding phasin family protein, translated to MIKGFEEFQKVGKDGFDAYVRSFGEMNKGFQAIAAEFTDYSKKAFEDSTKAFEQLAGCKSIEQAVEIQSQFAKKAYDGYMAEMTKIGEMYAGLAKDAYKPMEAAMAKKAA